GATCGAGCTGGCGAGCGAGTTCGATACCCTGGTCATCGAGGACAACCCCTACCGCGAGATGCGTTTCCTGGGGAGCGCTCCGCCACCGATCACCACGCTCGATGCCGAGGGGCGCACGCTATACCTTTCCACATTCAGCAAGACGCTGGCGCCCGGTCTCCGGATTGGCTGGATGGCCGGCCCCCAGCCTCTCATCGCCCGCTGCGTGACCGTGAAGCAGGCGATGGATCTCTGCGGCCCGGCGCTGACGCAGGCGATCGCGGCCGTGCTGCTGGCCCGCGGGACGCTCCTGGAGCGGCTGTCCACGGTGGTGGGGCTCTACCACCGCAAGCGGGACGTGATGATTGATGCGCTGGCGCGCGAGATGCCCGAGGGCGTGTCCTGGACGCGACCGGAGGGAGGGTTGTTCCTCTGGGTGCGTCTCCCCGAAGGCATGGACGCGGGCGCGATGCTCAAGGTCGCACTCGAGGAAGAGGCCGTGGCCTACGTTCCCGGGCAGCCGTTCCACGCCGACGGGAGCGGCCAGAACACACTGCGTCTGAACTTCTCGTATCCGTCCGAGGCCCAGATCACCGAGGGCATCGCCCGCCTGGGCCGGATCGTGCGCCGCGGCATACACGCGTCTGTCCACACAGTCCACAGGATGGGAACAACAGTTTCGGATTGACGGCTATTGGGTCGCGTGCTAGCGTCGTTGGTGTCAGCGGTACGTGGCTGGTTGAGGTGGGAGGAGGTCTCCTTCGGGAGCTACCCGGCCTAACTCGGCAGCAGGCGGCCGCTGACGCTTTCTACGGGCCCTGGAGCTTTGCCACCGCATCCCTGCCGAGCAGCACCGTGATCCCACCTCCGGGCGCCAGCGGTTCCTGCCTGAAAGCGAATCCGCCCAGCGCAGAAGCCAGCGCGCGCGCGGTGCGGAGCCGGTCCGCGCGATCAATGACGGTCGTCACCTCTGCCTGCCCCTCCGCTGCGCGCACCGTGACCATCTTGAAGCCGAGATCCCTGATTCGGGCCGCCGCCTGCTGGCCCAGGCCCGGGACGCCGCTGGCATTCCGCACCTCAACCGGCAGCGCCTTCAGATCCTCTTCGGCCAGGCCGTAGAAGAAGTCCGCGACCACCGCGCGCATCCTGACCGGATCGGGCTCCCAGTACAGGGGCGCGAAGTTGCCGGGTAGCGTTTCCACGCGCAGCGGCGTCCCGCGCGCGCGCACCGCGAACACGCCCAGGGTCATTAGTTCGGCCCGGGTCAAGTCGGTCTGCGCGTTGCGGGCGAAGGCACCCAGGAGTCGCGGGCCGGCCAGGAGCGTGGAGGGCTGCCTGAGCTGCCGGACCAGCGTCATGATCACCTGGTGCTGGCGGTTCACCCGGCCGATGTCGCCAAGGGCGTCGTGGCGGAAGCGGATGTAGCCCGCGACCTGATCACCGTTCAGCCGCTGCCGTCCCTTCTTCAAGTCCACGGTGAACCCGGCCCAGGTATCTGTGTACCGCATGTCCTTCTCGACGTCTATCTCGATGCCGCCGACCGCGTCCACCAGGCGCGCAAACGACTCGGGCCCCAGCTTGATATGGTAGTCCACCCTGACTCCCAGCAGACGTTCCACGGTCTTGACCGTCAGGCGCGGGCCGCCGTAGGCGTAAGAGGCGTTGATCTTGGTGACGCCGTGGCGCGGGATCTCCGCCCGTGTATCGCGCGGTATGGAGAGCGCGGTGATCCGCTCGCCGTCCGGGTCGAACGAGAGCAAGATGAGGGTGTCCGCCCGTGCGAAGTTCAACACCTGGCGGCGGTTGTCCAGGGTCACGTCAATGCCTATCAGGAGGACGTTCACCCGGCCGGTCAGGCGGAGCGGCCAGCCGAAGGCCTCGACGTTGCACCGCCCCACGACGGCCTCGCCCGTGCCTATGGTCACCTGGCTCAGCACGTACAGGTAGATTCCCAGCGCAAACCCGCCGGCCACCAGCACGGCGGCCGGGACGGCCCACAGGGCCACGCGCCACCAGGGCCTGCGCGGAGGCGGCGGAGGTGCCGCGGGACGCTCGGCATCCGCCGTCTCGGCGCCATGCGCGAGGTCTGGGTTGTCTGGGAGTTGCTCGGCCACGGGGCTATCTTACGGGAACCGACCGGCCCGCGCAATGAATGCCGCCTCCCACGGAGGACTTGCGGCCCCCGGTACCTAACTGTTATGTGCCGCGGAGCCGCACGGGGGGGCCGATGTTGTGAAGGAACTGCGCCTCAATGCCTACGCCAAAGTCAACCTGGCCCTGGATGTACTGCAGCGACGAGAGGACGGTTATCACGAGATCGAGACTGTCCTCCACACGATCGCGCTGCACGACTCGATCACGCTGCGCGAGTCGGGCGAGGGGATCCTCGTCACCACCGACGACCCTTCGATCCCAACGGACGCAAGCAGCCTGCTGTACCGGACGGCCGCGCTGTTGAGGGAGAAGTACGGCGTGGCGCGGCCGGTGGAGATCGAGGTGCGCAAACGCATTCCCGTGGCGGCGGGCCTGGGTGGAGGCAGCGCCGATGCTGCGATGACGCTGATCGGGCTGGCCCAGATGTGGAAGCTGCGGCTCGACCGCCGCGAGCTCTACGCGCTGGCAGCGCGGCTCGGCTCGGACGTGCCCTTCTTCCTGGGCGGCGGCGCAGCCGTTGCCCGGGGCAGGGGCGAACGGGTCCAGCCGCTCGCGCCGCTGCCGGCCACCTGGGTGGTGCTGGCCAGGCCCAGATTCCCGGTGCTGACCGAGTGGGCCTACGGGCGCATACGGCCCACAGAGATCACCGTTCGCCCAAACATCCCTCTGCTCTTGGACGCGGTGGCCCGGCGAGATCTGCCCGCGGTAGGGCGCCTGGTGGGGAACGTGTTCGAGGAGGTTGTGGCCCGCCACCATCCCATCGTTGCCGATCTGAAGGCGCAGATCCTGCGTGGTGAGGCCTATGGCGCCGCCATGAGCGGCACAGGCCCCACCGTCTACGGGTTGATGGCCAACGAGGCCGCGGCCAGGCACCTCGCCGAGGACCTTGGCGCTGGGGACAAGGTGGACATCATCGTGACGCGGACCTTCTCGGAGGAGCGCTAGTGCCTTCGGCGGTCGTGCTGGCCGGGGGAGGGCCGGAGCCGCATCTGGCCCCGGGCCTTCCGAACAAGGCGTTCCTCCAGATCGGCGGCCTGGCGCTGGTGGAGCGCGTTGTCACCGCCCTGCGGGGCATCCCCAGCATAGGAAGGATCGTGGCCGTCGGGCCACCCGGGCCGCTGGCGGCCCTTCTGGGATCTTCGGTCGAGATCGTCCCGGATCAGGGCAAGATGATGGACAACATCGTCGCGGGCGTGGCCCGGCTTCGGGATGGAGATCGCGTGCTGGCGGTGGCATCGGATCTGCCGCTGATCACGCCGGAAGCAGTGGAGCGCTTCTTGGGGCTTTGCACAGGAGACGCCGACATCTACTACGCGGTCGTGCCACAGTCCGCGATCGAGGGCCGTTTCCCCACCGCCCGCAAGACCTACGTCAAGCTCACCGACGGGACGTTTTGCGGAGGCAGCATCGTGCTCCTCGCGCCCGAGGCGCTGGAGCGGGTACGGCCGCTGATCGAGCAGGCAATCGCCGCCCGAAAGAAACCATGGCTGCTGGCCCAACTCTTTGGATTGGCGACGGTGATGCGGTTTGCCTCGGGCCGGCTCTCGATCGCCGATCTGGAGGCGCGGGCGTACGCGATCAGCGGGCTTAGCGGCCGCGCGGTGGTGCTCGACGGTCCTGAGATGGCGCTCGACGTGGACGCCGGACGGCCCGAGAACCTGGCCGCGATACGCGCGGCCCTGGAGCCACCTCCGGAGCCGTAGCCGAGGATGCCGCGCCGGAGGGACGCCAGGGCTCGTTCAGACGGGGAGCGGTCCGGCCGGCGGCTTCGTCGCGGCGAGCGCATGGTGGTGCTCGCCCAGAATCTCATGCAGTCCCCGGACCGGCTGCACTCGCTGGCCGGCTTCGCTGATCTGCTGGGCGCGGCCAAGTCCACGATAAGCGAGGACCTGGCCCTGCTGAAGGCCGCCTGCGAGCGGTTCGGTCTGGGGCGGATCGTCACAGTGCCCGGCGCCTCAGGCGGAGTCCGCTTCCGGCCGCACCGCACCTCTGCGCAGATCCGGCGCCTGGTCGAGGATCTTGTCGGGCGGCTCAGGGAGCCCGGACGGGTACTCCCCGGCGGGTTCTTGCAGATGACCGATCTCATCTTTACGCCGTCCGTGGCCGCGGAGATGGGCGAGGTATTCGCGACCCTGTTCTGGGACGCGCGCCCCGACTGCGTTCTGACCATGGAGGTCATGGGAATACCGCTGGCGCTGATGACCGCCCGCGCGTTCAACGTGCCGATGGTAACGATCCGCAGGGAAGGCAGGATCACCGAGGGCCCCTCGGTCAGCGTCAACTACCTGTCGGGATCCTCCCAGATCGTGCAGACGATGACGCTGCCGCTCCGGGCCATCCCGCAGCGCGCGCGCGTACTGTTCATTGACGACTTCCTGCGCGGAGGAGGCACTGCCCGCGGCGTGCACGACCTGATGCGCGAGTTCCAGGCTGAAGTGGTGGGCATTGGGGTATTTGTTGAAACAGAGAGGCCCGCCGACAAGATGCTGGATCGCTACCTTGCCCTGATTACCTATCGCGGCGTGGGGGCGAGCGGTGAGGCCCTGGTTGGTCCCAGCCGGTGGATCGCGGCATTGTAGGACGGTCGGGACTGGCCGCGGGGAGCGGCGCGGTGACGTTGGAGGAAATCAGGGAGGAGCTGGCGTTCTTCGATCCCGGTGTGATCCGGCTCAACCCGCCGGCAGACTTGCGCGCGATTGACCGGGCCCAGCTCGAGTTGAGAGTCAGGTTCCCGCCCTCGCTGCTGGCCGTGCTGGCGGTCTCAAACGGCGGTTTCATCGTGGGCGAGCCCGTGCTGGGCGTCCCGCCTATCCAGTCGGCACTCGACATGGTGCATGCCACCCGGCAGGCCCGGGTCCACTGGGGGCCCATCTTCTGGCCGGACGGCTGGGTCGAGATCGGCAGCGACGGCTGCGGCAATCAGTATGTGCTGTTGCTGGACCGCGAGGGCTTGGGGTGCGAGTCCCCTGTGGTTTGTCACGCAAGACGTGAAGTGGCATTATCGGGCTGACGGGAGTCCGCGCGCGCGGCAGGAAGTTGACTGGACGGACAGGAAGGTGATCGTGCACTCGGGAGCGCTGTCGCCGTGGCGCTCCAACGAGGCGTGGACGCTGGCCCACGACCCGGCCCTGATCAGGTGGCGGTGAGCCCACTCCGCCCGCATGGAGGATGAGATGAGATCAATCACACACCCACGACTCGGAGCACTCGCCGCCACTGCTGTGGCCGTCATGGTGCTCGCGGCGCCGGTCCTTCCGGCGGCGGCGCAGGCGCCCAGGCCGGTGACGCTGGTCGAGGCGCTGACGCTGGCCGCACAGAAGAACCACGGACTGCGGGTTGCGGCGGTCGAGGTGAAGATCGCCCGCGCGCAACTGGCGCAGGCAGAGGCGGCGAAATCGGGCCAGCTCACACTGTCCGCATCGTATACGCGCGTCAACGAGCGGGAAGGCGGGACGATGGTCATCCCGCCCGGGACGATTCCCGGAATCATTGTCCCGATTGTCATAACGCTGCCGGCCCCGGATCCCAACGTGTACTCCGCGGCCCTCACCTACCAGGTCCCGCTGTACAGCGGCGGTCGGATCGAGTCCCAGATCGCCCTGGCGCAGGCGAACCTGCGCGGATCGGAGGCGGCGCTGGAACGCGCCAAACAACAGCTCATACTCGACGTCAAGCAGGCGTACTTCCAAGTGCTACTGGCCCAGGCCGGCATTGAGGTGGCCTCGCGCGCGGTGACCGCCGCCGATGAGAACCTGCGCGTGGCCCGGGCGCGCGTGGCCGCGGGCGTCTCGCCCCGCTTCGACGAGGTGCAGGCAGAGGTGAGCCTGGCGAACGCCAGGCAGGGACAGATTCGCTCCCGGAACTCCCTGGCGCTGGCGCAGCACGGTCTGAACGCGCTGATGGTCCTGCCACTGGATACGGTACTGCAACCGCGCGAGACGATGACCGTCGTTCCGCTCCGCGGCGACCCCGTGGCCCTGCTGCGCCGCGCGCTCGAGGCCCGCCCCGAGCTGATCGAGCACCGCGCCCGTATTGACGTGGCACTGGCCGCGATCGAGATCGCGCGCGCGGGAGGGCGCCCTTTTGTGGCGCTTTCCGGCGGCCCGAGCTACGGAAACCCTGGCGGGTCTTCGGTGACGGCGAGCGGCTGGGCGGTCACCCTCTCGGCCACGGTGTCGCTGTTCGATGGCGGCCTAACCGCGCAGCGCGTGCGCGAGGCAGAGGCCAGGGTCGAGCAGCTGCGCGAGGCAGAGGCGCAGATCCGGCAGGGGATAGAGCTGGAAGTACGGCGCGCGCTGCTCAGCTTCTCCTCTGCGGCCGAGGAGCTGGCCGCCGCGGACAAGGCGGTCGAGATGGCCCAGGAAGGGCTACGCATTGCCAACGTCCGTTTCGCCGCCGGCGTCTCCACCAACCTGGAGGTGGTCACCGCGCAGGCCTCACTGTCGCAGGCAGAGGGCAACCGGATCCAGGCGCTCTTCAACGTGAACCTGTCGCGCGCGCAGCTCGAGCGCGCGGTCGGGGGCGCGGTGGAGTAAGATGGCGACGCTTCGGGATAGGCGGTGCTGTGGAGTAGGACGATGACGCTCCGGTGTCGGCGGCGCGGTGGATCCGGATGATGACCCTACACGGGCGGCGGGTCCCCCTCGTTCCCCTGGTGCTGGTGGCCGCGCTGGCAGCCTACGGCGCGGCGCAATACCTGGCAGGCCGCAACGCGGTCAACGGTGCGATCATCGAGGGCTCCGGCACCATAGAGGCCACGCAGGTTCACATCGCCGCCAAAACCCCGGGGCGCGTCCTGGAGGTGCTGGTCGGCTCAGGTGACGAGGTAGCCGCCGGGGCTGTGCTGGTCCGCTTCGACAGGCAGGAGGTGGATGCCCAGGTCGCTCAGGCCGAGGCGGCCGTGTCCGCGGCCCGGGCGCGCCTCTCACAGGCCGAGGTGGCGCTGCGCGCGCAGCGCCAGCAGTCCCCGGCCACAATAGACCAGGCCGAGGCAGCGCAGAACGCTGCTCAGGCCCGGGTTCCCCAGGCCAGGGAGGTCGTGGAGCTTCAGCAGGCACAGTCCGAGCAGCAGATCGCGCAGGCTAAGGCCGCCGTAGCTCAGGCCGAGGCGTCGCTGGCCGCGGCCGCGGCCGGCCGCGGGGCTGTGCGGGCAAACCTACGGAAGGCCGAGGCGGACCTTACTCGCGCCGCGGCGTTGTTCCGGGAGGGCGCGGTGGCCGCCCAGGCAGTGGATGCCGCGCGGGCCGCGGTGGACGTGCTGGCGGCACAGGAGGCCGCGGCCGCGGCCCAGGAGGTTGCCGCGCGCCGGCAGGTCGAACAGGCGCGCGCAGCGCTGGAGCTGGCGCAGGCCGGAGCCCGACAGACATCCATCCGGCGGCAGGACGTGGCCGTGGCCCAGGCCCAAGAGGCCCAGGCTCAGGCGGCCTACGCCGGCGCCAAGACCGCCAAGGATCTGGTCGCGCAGCGCGAAGCGGAAGTCGCGGTCGCCCGCGCCGCGCTGGCGCAGGCCGAGGCCTTGCTGCGCTACGCGCAGTCCGTGCGGGCCAACCTGATCCTGACGTCCCCGATCAGTGGCTTGGTGCTCTCCCGAAGCGTCGAGCCGGGCGAGATCGTCGGAGCCGGAGTACCGGTTCTCACCGTGGCCGATCTGCGCGCCGTGTGGCTCCGCGTCTACGTGCCCGAGGCCCGCCTGGGCAGGCTGCGTGTGGGGCAGCGCGGCGAGGTGTTCGTGGATGCGTTTCCAAGCCGGGCTTTTGCCGGCCGGGTGTCCGAGATCGCAAGCCAGGCCGAGTTCACCCCCCGCAACGTGGCGACCCAACAGGAGCGCGCCAAGCTGGTGTTCGCGGTGCGCCTGACACTGGAGAACCCCGACGGCCTGCTCAAGCCCGGTATGCCGGCCGACGCGAGGATTCAGTCAGGCACATCGCCGTGACCGGCGCGGCAGGTGCGGGCGCGGCAGGGACCGCCGTGAGGCATGCGCGCGTCACCTGACGCGGCCATCGCCACCGAGGGCCTTAGCAGGTCGTTCGGCCCGGTCACCGCCGTTGACCGGATCTCCTTCAGCGTGGCGCCCGGCGAGGTATTCGGCCTCATCGGTCCGGACGGCGCCGGCAAGACCACCCTGCTGCGCCTGCTGGCCGGGATCCTCGACCCCTCAGAAGGCAGTGCCACGGTCGCGGGCGCCGATGTCCGCACGCAGCCCGAACTGCTCCGCCAGCGCATAGGCTACATGCCCCAGACGTTCGCGCTCTACCGCGACCTGACAGTGGGCGAGAACCTGCATTTCTTTGCCGAGGCCTACCAGGTGCCACGCGGCGAGATCGCTTCACGCACCGAGCGACTTCTGGATTTCAGCCGGCTCGGGCCGTTCGCGCGCACGCTGGCCGAGCACCTCTCGGGCGGGATGCGCCAGAAGCTTGCGCTGGCGTGCACGTTGATACACGAGCCCCGCCTGCTGCTGCTCGATGAGCCCACGACCGGCGTGGACCCGGTCTCCCGGCGCGAGTTCTGGAGCATCCTGTACGACCTCAACCGTCGGGGCACCACGGTGCTGGTGGCGACGCCCTACATGGACGAGGCGGACCGCTGCTCGCGCATTGGCTTCATGTACGGGGGACGGCTGCTGTCGGTGGCGCCTCCTGAAGGCATGAAGGCGCGGATGCAGGGCGAGGTCCTGGAGATCGTGGCCGAGCCACGCCGGCGCGCGCTGGCGGTCGCGCTCGGTGTCGAGGCGGTGCGCACAGGCAGCATCTTCGGAGACACCCTGCACCTGACCGTGCGCGACGCCGCCGCGGCCGAACCCCAGGTGCGTGCCGCCTTCGACCGGGCGGGCATCCCGTTGCGGTTGCTGCGCGTGGCCCCCGCATCCCTGGAGGATGTGTTCATCTCGCTCATGAGTCAGGCAGGCCGGTAGGATGGCCCCCGAAGCCGCGGTGGTGGCGCGCGGGCTGACCAAGCGGTTCGGCGACATGATCGCCGTGAACGGGATCAACCTCGAGATCCACCGCGGTGAGGTCTACGGCTTCCTGGGTCCCAACGGCGCAGGAAAGACCACCACAATCCGCATGCTCTGCGGCATCATGGATCCCACGGCCGGAGAGGCGCGGGTACTCGGGTTCGACGTGCGCAGCCAACGCGAGGCGCTGAAGGCGCGCATCGGCTACATGAGCCAGCGGGCCAGTCTCTACGCCGACCTTACCGTTGTCGAGCAACTGCGTTTCTATGCCAGGATCTACGGGCTCGACACCAGCGCGGCACATGAGAAGGTCGGCTCATGGATCGAGTCGTCCGGCCTGGCCGGACGCGACCGCGACCTGGTCTCCACGCTCTCGGGAGGATGGCGGCAGCGTCTTGCCCTGGGCTGCGCGGTGATGCACCACCCAGACCTGCTGCTGCTGGACGAGCCCACCTCGGGCGTGGATCCGCTGTCGCGCCGGCAGTTCTGGGACCTGATCTACCGATTTGCCGATGAGGGCACGACCGTTATGGTTACCACCCACTACATGGATGAGGCCGAGCACTGCGACCGGCTGGCTTTCATCTACGGCGGCCGGATCGTCGCCGAGGGCGCGCCCGAGGAGATCAAACGCCGGCACATGCCGGGTTTGCTGATACGGGTGGTCTGCCGGGAGTGGATGCGCGCGTTCGACTTCCTCCGCCTCTCACCGCGCGTGCGGAGCGCGGCGCTGTACGGCACCGCGATCCACGTTCTGGTGTCGCGGGCGGAGGGGGCGGGAGAGGCGCAGGGAGCCGCGCAGGCGCAGGCGGTAGATGCGCTGGCCCGCGACCTCGCCGACGCGGGCATCCAGGTGGACGCGATCGCGCCGATTGCTCCCTCGCTGGAGGACATATTCGTGAGCCTGACCGGCGATGCCTCGGGAGGTGGGCCAGATGGGTAGGCGCCTGGGCGCAATCATCGTCAAGGAGTTTATCCAGCTCGTGCGCGACCCGCGCACGCTGGCGATGGCACTCCTGATGCCTGTGATCCAGTTGCTGCTGTTCGGGTATGCGATCGCCACAGATGTGGAGCGTCTTCCGACAGTTGTCGTTGACCACTCCAGGACGCAGGAGAGCCGCGCGCTCGTGGAGCGATTCGAGGCCAGCCGGTACTTCCTGGTGAACTACCGGGACGACAGCCTGCGCTCTGCCGAGGACCTGGTCCAGCGCGGCAAGGCCCGGGTGATCATCGCGGTCCCGCCGGACTACGCCGACCGGCTGCGCCGCGGCGTCACCGCCCGCGTGGCGGTGATCGTGGACGCCTCCGACCCCCTGGTGGCCCGCACCGCCCTGTCCACGGCCGAGGCCATCGGCCAGGTGACGTCACTGGAGATCGTCGGCCGCATGCTCGGGGGCACCGGCGCGCGCGTGCCCGTGGAGGTGCGCACGCAGGCTTGGTACAACCCCGACCTGCGCAGCGCCAACTTCATGGTGCCCGGGCTGCTGGCGGTGATTCTACAGTTGATCACGACGCTCCTGACCGCGATCGCAATCGTGCGCGAGCGGGAGCTGGGGACTATCGAGCAGCTCGTGGTCACGCCGATCCGCAAGGGCGAGCTGATGCTGGGGAAGATACTGCCCTACGTGATCCTGGGCTACGTTGACATCACGCTGGCCCTGCTGGTGGCGGCCTACTGGTTTGAGGTGCCCATACGCGGCAGTCTGCTGCTGCTCTATTCGGTCACGGTCTTCTTCTACTTCTCGACGCTAGGGCTTGGGATACTGGTGTCCACCATTTCACGCACCCAGCGCCAGGCGATGCAGGGCGTGTTCTTCATCTTCTTGCCCTCTATTTTGATCTCGGGCTTCATGTTCCCGCGCGAGGGGATGCCGGTCTTCATCCAGTGGCTCGGCTACGGGCTGCCGATCACATACTTCCTGGTGATCGTGCGGGGGATCATCCTCAAAGGGGTGGGCCTCGTGGCCCTTTGGGATCAGATCGTGCCGATGGCGCTGCTGGGCGCGGCGTTCTTCGCTGTGAGCGTGGCGAGGTTCCAGAAGAAGCTGGAGTAGGGGGGCGTGCGGGGCGATTGACACAACTGGGGATGAGGGTTACCATCAAGGATGGCGACGCGGGGTGGAGCAGTCCGGTAGCTCGTCGGGCTCATAACCCGAAGGTCGCAGGTTCAAATCCTGCCCCCGCTACCAAGTTCAAACGCAGATAGGGCGCGGGTTTCGACTCGCGCCCTGTCTGCTTCCCCAACGCGCCGAAGAGCCAGTCTGCTGCCGGTCGTTGCCGGGCACACGCACCTCCCGCCTGGATGTCGCCGCACTCTCCCCGAGATTCGCGCTTGACAGGAGGTCTGTTGAGCGCGAGTGAATCTTTCTGGAAGGTACATCGGTCTTCCCGGCTGAGCACGGCGATGCCTGTGCCGCGCCAAGATCAAGAGAGACGGCCAGGGGCCGCTGGCCGGACGGGACGGCCTGGCGGAACTTAAGGGAGTTGGGGTATGACAGTATGGGAGAGCCCAGGGAGCGCCCCTGGGACACCCTCGACGCCATCGAGCGATGCTGCGGCCGCGACAAGGCGGCTTTTTGTCCGGAGCAGTTGAGAAAGGGCTGAGTCGTGCCGAAGCTGGGGGAGGCCCGCATGACCAATAGCACCGGCGCCACCGTCGGCTATGAAGCCCAACTCTGGCGCATGGCCGACGCCCTTCGGTTATCCTGTGAACGAGGGGGCATGGTCCCGCAAGTCGAACGACGCCGGGCCGATCCAGAAGTGCTGTGCCGCCGTCTCGGAGTGCGCCGGCTGGACCTCCTCAGTCCGGGCTGTGCCGAGCGTGACTTCGGGCGGCTTGAGACCAACAAGTGCTTCCACATGGCCCTGGCGCCAGGGAGTTGAGCGATGGCGAAGATCACCTTGGACAGAGAAAAGATCGCCGCCTTCTGTCGGCAACACCACGTCCGACGGCTGGCACTGTTCGGATCCGCACTGCGTGAGGATTTCGGGCCCGAAAGTGACATCGATGTGCTAGTGGAGTTTGAACCGGGCCACACCCCCGGGCTCCTCGGCATCGCCCGGCTGGAAAGGGAGCTGTCAGCCACCCTTGGTGGGCGCAAGGTCGATCTGCGCACACCTGAGGATCTCAGCCGGTATTTCCGGGAGGATGTCCTCAAGGAGGCGCAGGTGCAGTATGCGGAAAGATGATGTCGTGCACCTCCAGCATATGCTCGATGCAGGACGCGAAGCGCTTGGGTTCGCGCGCAGCCGCTGCCGATCTGACCTGGATGGCGACCGGATGCTGGTCCTGGCCCTCGTCAAGGACGTAGAGATCATCGGCCTGGACGTTCTCTGGCAAACGGTCCAGCAGGATCTGGCACCGTTGGTAACCGCGTTGGAAGAGGCCTTGAAGATGAGGTGAAGGCTGTGTCCCGAACGACGAGGAATCCGAGGCAGACCGCTACGGGCGCCACCGTCGGCTACGAAGCCCAGCTCTGGCGCGCCGAACGTGCGCAAGGCGCCGACCCCGAGGACCCCGACGAGTACCGTGCCGCCGGCGTCTTCTGGGTCCCGCCCGAGGCCCGCTGGGCGCGCCTCCAGGCCCGCGCCCGGCAGCCCACGATCGGGCAGGTCGTGGACGAGGCGATGGAGGCCGTCGAGCGCGACAACCCCTCGCTCAAAGGCGTCCTCCCCAAGGACTAC
Above is a genomic segment from Armatimonadota bacterium containing:
- a CDS encoding ABC transporter ATP-binding protein; the encoded protein is MRASPDAAIATEGLSRSFGPVTAVDRISFSVAPGEVFGLIGPDGAGKTTLLRLLAGILDPSEGSATVAGADVRTQPELLRQRIGYMPQTFALYRDLTVGENLHFFAEAYQVPRGEIASRTERLLDFSRLGPFARTLAEHLSGGMRQKLALACTLIHEPRLLLLDEPTTGVDPVSRREFWSILYDLNRRGTTVLVATPYMDEADRCSRIGFMYGGRLLSVAPPEGMKARMQGEVLEIVAEPRRRALAVALGVEAVRTGSIFGDTLHLTVRDAAAAEPQVRAAFDRAGIPLRLLRVAPASLEDVFISLMSQAGR
- a CDS encoding ABC transporter ATP-binding protein — translated: MAPEAAVVARGLTKRFGDMIAVNGINLEIHRGEVYGFLGPNGAGKTTTIRMLCGIMDPTAGEARVLGFDVRSQREALKARIGYMSQRASLYADLTVVEQLRFYARIYGLDTSAAHEKVGSWIESSGLAGRDRDLVSTLSGGWRQRLALGCAVMHHPDLLLLDEPTSGVDPLSRRQFWDLIYRFADEGTTVMVTTHYMDEAEHCDRLAFIYGGRIVAEGAPEEIKRRHMPGLLIRVVCREWMRAFDFLRLSPRVRSAALYGTAIHVLVSRAEGAGEAQGAAQAQAVDALARDLADAGIQVDAIAPIAPSLEDIFVSLTGDASGGGPDG
- a CDS encoding ABC transporter permease, whose amino-acid sequence is MGRRLGAIIVKEFIQLVRDPRTLAMALLMPVIQLLLFGYAIATDVERLPTVVVDHSRTQESRALVERFEASRYFLVNYRDDSLRSAEDLVQRGKARVIIAVPPDYADRLRRGVTARVAVIVDASDPLVARTALSTAEAIGQVTSLEIVGRMLGGTGARVPVEVRTQAWYNPDLRSANFMVPGLLAVILQLITTLLTAIAIVRERELGTIEQLVVTPIRKGELMLGKILPYVILGYVDITLALLVAAYWFEVPIRGSLLLLYSVTVFFYFSTLGLGILVSTISRTQRQAMQGVFFIFLPSILISGFMFPREGMPVFIQWLGYGLPITYFLVIVRGIILKGVGLVALWDQIVPMALLGAAFFAVSVARFQKKLE
- a CDS encoding nucleotidyltransferase family protein, whose product is MAKITLDREKIAAFCRQHHVRRLALFGSALREDFGPESDIDVLVEFEPGHTPGLLGIARLERELSATLGGRKVDLRTPEDLSRYFREDVLKEAQVQYAER